The following coding sequences lie in one Flavobacterium sediminis genomic window:
- a CDS encoding ATP-dependent helicase gives MQQYIDQLNEAQRAPVLQKDGPMIVIAGAGSGKTRVLTMRIAYLMSQGVDAFNILALTFTNKAAREMKTRIAGIVGNNEAKNLWMGTFHSIFAKILRIEADKLGYPSNFTIYDTQDSVRLIGAIIKEMQLDKDVYKPKQVLGRISQYKNSLITVRAYFNNPELQEADAMSKKPRLGEIYENYVERCFKSGAMDFDDLLLKTNELLNRFPDVLAKYQDRFRYILVDEYQDTNHSQYLIVRALSDRFQNICVVGDDAQSIYAFRGANINNILNFQKDYDGVKMYRLEQNYRSTRNIVEAANNVIDKNKTKLEKVVWTDNAEGPKIKVHRSLTDGEEGRFVASTIFEQKMQHQLPNSHFAVLYRTNAQSRSIEDALRKRDIPYRIYGGLSFYQRKEIKDVLAYLRLIINPKDEEALVRVINYPARGIGDTTVEKLTVAANHYKRSIFEIMEHIDKIDLRLNSGTKAKLNDFVTMIKSFQVINENQDAFYLAEHVTKKTGLVQELKKDGTPEGIARIENIEELLNGIKDFIEGQKEVDGARGALSEFLEDVALVTDLDKDTGDDDRVALMTIHLAKGLEFPHVFIVGMEEDLFPSAMSMNTRSELEEERRLFYVALTRAEHQAYLTYAQSRYRWGKLVDSEPSRFIEEIDDRYLEHLNMETNTSYRYKPMMDVDIFGEVDKSKLRLSKPVSSTPPKYITDQEPQKPNIRKLKPVSGIKTQGNANLFDNNLVVGNIVMHERFGKGQIVSLEGVGADRKAEIRFEVGGLKKLLLKFAKLEVIG, from the coding sequence CGCACGTGAAATGAAAACCCGTATTGCCGGTATTGTGGGAAACAACGAAGCTAAAAACCTTTGGATGGGGACTTTTCACTCTATTTTTGCTAAGATCTTACGTATCGAAGCCGATAAATTAGGTTATCCGTCTAATTTTACGATCTATGATACTCAGGATTCTGTTCGCCTTATCGGGGCAATTATCAAAGAAATGCAGTTGGATAAGGATGTATATAAACCTAAGCAAGTATTAGGCCGTATCTCACAATATAAAAATTCATTGATTACGGTGAGAGCTTATTTCAATAATCCTGAATTGCAGGAAGCCGATGCAATGAGTAAAAAACCGCGTTTGGGTGAGATTTACGAAAATTATGTAGAACGCTGCTTCAAGTCGGGGGCTATGGATTTTGATGACCTTCTATTAAAAACCAACGAATTATTGAATCGTTTTCCCGATGTTTTAGCTAAATATCAGGATCGTTTCCGTTATATTCTGGTCGATGAGTATCAGGATACCAATCATTCACAATATTTGATTGTTCGGGCACTTTCCGACAGATTTCAGAATATTTGTGTGGTAGGAGATGATGCGCAAAGTATTTATGCTTTTAGAGGTGCCAATATTAATAACATCCTGAATTTCCAAAAAGATTACGATGGCGTTAAGATGTATCGATTGGAACAAAATTACCGATCAACCCGAAATATTGTAGAAGCAGCCAATAACGTTATTGATAAAAATAAGACTAAACTGGAGAAAGTGGTCTGGACGGATAATGCAGAAGGACCGAAGATCAAAGTTCATCGCAGTTTGACTGACGGTGAAGAGGGACGTTTTGTAGCCTCGACCATTTTTGAACAAAAAATGCAGCATCAATTACCGAATTCCCATTTTGCGGTATTGTACAGAACCAATGCTCAATCCCGTTCCATTGAAGATGCTTTGCGTAAACGCGATATTCCGTATCGTATTTACGGTGGTTTATCATTTTACCAACGCAAAGAGATCAAAGATGTGCTAGCTTATCTGCGTTTGATTATTAACCCTAAGGACGAAGAAGCCTTAGTGCGTGTTATCAATTATCCGGCTAGAGGGATAGGGGATACAACAGTAGAGAAATTAACCGTAGCAGCCAATCACTACAAGCGTTCTATTTTTGAAATAATGGAACATATTGATAAGATCGACTTGCGATTGAATTCAGGGACTAAAGCTAAGTTGAATGATTTTGTGACCATGATCAAAAGTTTTCAGGTAATTAATGAAAATCAGGATGCTTTTTATCTGGCAGAGCATGTGACCAAAAAAACAGGCTTGGTTCAGGAATTGAAAAAGGACGGAACACCGGAAGGAATTGCCCGAATCGAGAATATTGAAGAATTACTGAACGGTATTAAGGACTTTATTGAAGGACAAAAAGAAGTGGACGGTGCTCGTGGAGCCTTGTCTGAATTTTTAGAAGATGTGGCTTTAGTTACTGATCTGGACAAAGATACCGGAGATGATGATCGGGTTGCTTTGATGACGATACATCTGGCAAAAGGATTAGAATTTCCACATGTGTTCATTGTAGGGATGGAAGAAGACCTGTTTCCGAGTGCGATGAGTATGAATACCCGAAGCGAACTGGAAGAAGAACGTCGCTTGTTCTATGTAGCCTTGACCAGAGCAGAACATCAGGCTTATCTGACCTATGCGCAATCACGTTATCGCTGGGGAAAATTAGTAGATAGTGAACCTTCTCGTTTTATAGAGGAAATAGACGACCGTTATTTAGAGCACCTTAATATGGAAACCAATACATCCTATCGCTACAAACCGATGATGGATGTGGATATTTTCGGAGAAGTGGATAAATCAAAATTGCGTTTATCCAAACCGGTAAGTAGTACTCCGCCAAAATATATAACAGATCAGGAACCACAGAAACCGAATATCCGAAAGTTAAAACCTGTTTCAGGGATTAAGACACAAGGGAATGCTAATTTATTTGATAACAATTTGGTCGTGGGGAATATAGTGATGCACGAACGCTTCGGAAAAGGACAGATCGTGAGTTTAGAAGGTGTAGGAGCTGATAGAAAAGCAGAGATCAGATTTGAAGTAGGGGGCTTAAAGAAACTCTTGCTCAAATTTGCAAAACTGGAGGTTATCGGATAA